One genomic window of Aptenodytes patagonicus chromosome 3, bAptPat1.pri.cur, whole genome shotgun sequence includes the following:
- the C3H1orf115 gene encoding required for drug-induced death protein 1: MTVGARLGAKARGRYSRRGPGDDQVSILPGEEEEEEEEAAAGGSAGAPQPATPEEEGAASRKVRFALLPDSYEPLRPPRAAGKRPNGKRLKKYGKNIAKALQKGCRYLVVGLQGLATAYSAPFGVSAQVASFIR; this comes from the exons ATGACGGTGGGTGCGCGACTGGGCGCCAAGGCGAGGGGCAGGTACTCCCGCCGCGGGCCCGGCGACGACCAGGTCTCCATCCTGcccggcgaggaggaggaggaggaggaagaggcggcggccgggggcagcGCGGGAGCCCCGCAGCCGGCGACGCCGGAGGAGGAGGGCGCTGCCTCCAGGAAGGTGCGCTTCGCCCTCCTGCCCGACTCCTACgagccgctgcgcccgccgcggGCCGCCGGCAAGCGGCCCAACGGGAAGCGGCTGAAGAAGTACGGCAAG AACATCGCCAAAGCTCTGCAGAAGGGATGCCGCTACTTGGTGGTCGGCCTGCAAGGATTAGCGACGGCCTATTCTGCTCCATTTGGGGTGTCAGCTCAGGTGGCATCCTTCATCCGCTAG